Within Sphingobacteriales bacterium, the genomic segment CATAACAAAGAGTATCATCTTTTCCGGCAAAAACAGGTATGCTGACCTCACTGCCTGTTTTAATTTTTCCTGAAGTTTTAAATTCACAACCCTCTTTGTTTTTTATTTCCAGATTAAACCCATATTGTGTATTGGGTGAATAGTATTGAAAATAAAAGCTGCTATCGTTACGGCTCATTTCATCATCACCGTTCCAAATGTATTCGGTTGGCTTTCCATGAATATTGGTTACGAAAAAATGAAACAAACCGCAACCCGAGTCAGCCGCTACAGGCGTAGCTGATACTCCGTTGATGGCTTTCAGAAAGAAGACATTGGTGGAGCTGCCGGGGACAGGGCATTTGTTATCCTTAACCCTAACTACTAACGGGACATAAACTTCTTTATTAATATCTGTAAGTAAATTTAAATCAATGATTTGCAGAGGCTTATCGGGATTGGTCTGATTGATGGACACCACCTGATAATTATGCATGAAAAAGACAGAATCTCCGTCAGGGTCGCTGGCAGTCAGTTGAATGTTTGAACCAGACCATGAACAAATGTATTGATTTGCAGGTAGTTGAATAGTCGGGGAATTATTGGCCGTCTGAGTGGTAATGTTGACAATCCATTCCCTGGTAAAGGTTTTATAAAGTTGTCCGTTATGAAACTGTTTTATTTTAACAGCTAAAAGAGCTGTTTCAGCATTGACAGGCCTGAAGGTAAGTTGACCTGTTTTTGAATCAAGCTGGATTCCTCTCGGATAACTCAGGTTTTTATTGGGGAAACCCCAGAAATATACGGGTTTATCGTATGAATATTGTCCCGAATAAGTAACATCAATTCTTCCCGGCTTCATTGGTTTTGTGAATTCATATACAATAGAGTCGAGAACATAGGTGTTGTTGTAGCAGGTGAGTGCATGAGAATAATTCACATTCTTCACTGCAAGGAATTCGGGAGAAATCAGAGGAAAAACATCTTCATTACCACCCACACAACGGTTTAAATAAGATTCAATGTAAAACTCACTTCCCCCTGGTCCCGTTGAAATCAAAGTGGTTCTTGTTCCTTGCTCATAACAGAAAATAATTTCACAGCAACTTCCGGCAGAAGAAATATCCAGCACCGCAGAATATGAATACTTTTTAATCCCCAACATCGAACAGGTTGGTTTTGAACATCTTGTGCACTGACCTGGACAAACATTCGTCACTTCCACACCGGCAGGCATGGGAGCAGTCTGACTACTGATCAACGTACCACTAGGTAAACATTTTGCCTTTATGGTTGCATTTCCTGGCGAAACGTCAAAACAGCTTGTATAGAGGATCAGTGAAACTAAATATTTATTGTTCCCCTGATAAGTAGTATAAATCTCTCCTCCAAAAAGCTTTTGTGCTGTTCCGGAATAGCTGATGAAAAGAAACAGGAATATTATTATCTGGATTTTAGAATTTTTTCCCATGTTAAAATTTTTGCGAAAATATACCCAAAAAAACGGATATTAAACTTCATTATTAACATAAGTGCCAATAAAATAACCGGTAAAAGACTTTACCATGTGCAACAGGAATGTTTCTTAATTTTGCTATCCTGTAATTGATTGAAAAAAATGAGTAACAGAAGAACATTTCTGAAAAACAGCTTTTTACTGGCTGCATTAGGTGCTGTCGGAATTCCGTTTTCATCAAAAGGTGAAATTTTTCCGGTAAATCTAAGTACTTTGAAAAAAGGTAAAAACAAAAAAAATATGTTTCCATTGGTCATATCGACATGGAAACATGGCCTTGCGGCAAATGAAGAAGCATGGAAAGTATTAATTAATAAAGGTAGCGCCCTCGATGCAGTCGAGATGGGAGTGAGGGTTTCTGAAGCAGATCCTGAAGTTACGAGTGTAGGATATGGCGGATTACCCGACAGAGATGGTCATGTAACCCTTGATGCCTGTATAATGGATCACCTCGGTAATTGTGGTTCTGTTGCCTTTCTTGAACATATTATGCATCCGGTTTCAGTGGCAAGGGCGGTGATGGAAAAAACAAATCATATCATGCTGGTCGGGAAAGGTGCTCTGGATTTTGCACTTTCTCAGGGTTTTAAAAAGGAAAATTTGCTGACACCCGAAGCAAAACTCAGATGGGAAGAATGGTTAAAGTCGGAAAATTATCACCCTGAACCTGTCCCTTCAGAAAAAAACCATGACACCATTGGCATGCTGGCTATTGATCTGGATGGAAACATTTGCGGGGCATGCACTACGAGCGGACTGGCATGGAAATATCATGGACGGGTTGGAGATTCGCCTATTATCGGAGCAGGCTTATATGTTGATAATGAAGTAGGTGGAGCATGTGCTACCGGTAGAGGTGAAGCTGTCATCAAAATGGCTGGAAGCCATTTAATTGTTGAGTTGATGAGGCAGGGTAAATCTCCTCAGGAAGCCTGCAGGGAAGCAATAGAACGAATTGTCAGAAAACAGAAGGACTTTGAATCATTTCAGGTTGGATTTCTGGCTGTGAATAAGCATGGAGAAACAGGTGCTTTCAGTATCTCGGAAGGTTTTGAATTTGCCTTATACCATGATAATCAAAACAAACTGTATCCTTCAGACTATTATCTGAAGAATAAATAAAATCCGGGGCAGTTTCAATGATGATGCTGCTGCCCCGGTAATATGGGTATTTATTAAAGTATCGGGTAAAAATAACTCGTAAAGCAAATGGCAACGAGTGCGGTACCAAATTGTTTTTTAGGTATGAATGTCTGGGTAATGTATCTGACATCTTTCAGGTCAAATTCATCATTAAACCCGTTTTCATATAATTCTAAAATGCTACTGTTCAGGAGGCGTTCTATTTCATCTACGGGGTAGTTGCCGTTGTGTTCACAGACAAGACCCCCGTATTTTTTACCTGTTTTTTTGTCGTACAACCATCCATAAACAATACCGGCTGTCAAGCGTTGCCCTTTCAACCCGTTAGAAACAGCAAAAATTGACTCCATCACAGCACCATGAATAATTTCGGATGGACGTTCGACTTCCCGTGCAATGGCAGGCATAATAGACGAATAAGTCATAATGTTTGCCATTTCAATTCCTGCTGATTTTAATGCGAGGTGGTAAGAGCCTGCGTGAATTGTAATATCGCTTTCGCCAGTACCTTGAGTAATGAAGTAATCTCTTGGAATTCGATTACCAATCACTAATCCGTTGGGCGGATTATTTACCTGGAGCGACTGTCCTCCAAGCAAATCGTTTAAGCTCATTACGTTCATCAGGTCATAAAAAATTGTGTTTGGTTAAACCATATTTCTTTAAAAAAGAGTGCAAAGGTAAAATTATTTACAAATCTCACAACCTGCATTTTTTTTTAAAGATTCGTGCTCTTAATCAAAAAACCTACCAAATATTTACGATTGCTAAGTTAAAGCTAAATTAATTACGACTGCAAATTAATTTTTTATTTTCAAAAGAATTCAACACCATCATTTTTCCTGTGAAAAAGTATGCTATCTGCAACACTCCGGTACATTATTCTTTTCTTCTATTTTGATTTTCAGTGCCTTATCTTTTGGACTGATGTATTTAATTCCCAAATCAAGCCCGCGTAAAACGAATAAAATCCCAATCAGAATTGTTAAAACAGGAATGATTTTTCTTAACTTTTTTTGAAATAAAACCTGAACCCCGGTTTTGAAATAAATGATGAGTGCCAGTATCGGGACAGTTCCCAGTCCGAAAAAGAGCATATACAGGAATCCTTCAAATGGATTGGCAGTCAGAAGAGAGCCAGCCAGCGCCATATACACCAATCCGCAGGGGAGCAGGCCGTTTAAAAGGCCGATAATAAAATATGTTAAGGGATTTGAAAGCCCCATTAGTTTTGAAAACCTGAAGCTGATTTTATTCCCTATTCCTGAAATGCTTCTGGATATGATGTTATTCCCTTTGTAAAGCTGGGGAAAGATAGCAATCAGAATAATCATTACCCCAAGAAAGACAGATAAGTATTGCTGTAGGCCTGCCAGTTGTATTCCCTGACCAAAAAAACCAAAGATTAATCCCATAAGGCCATAAGTCAGGATTCGTCCTGTGCTATAGAGTAAGATGGCGATGAATTTAAAAAAAGCTTTATTGTTTTGAAGCGGAAAAGCCAGCGCGATAGGTCCGCACATGCCTGCACAATGCGGGCTGTACGTGATCCCAAGTATGAAGGCAGCAATCAGAAGCGACATATTAATGAATATAAAGATCCTGTGTGAAAAAATATTTTTTGGCCGAATCAGACCAGCTCAGCTGAATAACGTATTTCCCTTTTTTTACCTCAGAAAGCTGAAAGATTTTACTTTGACTGGTATCATTTTCAAAGGGAAAAACCAGATCGAGAGAAGGGTCGGACGGACGGTATAATTTTAACTCACCGTTTATTGCAATACCCTGAAAATCAACTGGAAAAGTAATCGATAATTTTATTCCATCCAGGTCAACTTTTATGGGAGAAGATAAATTCCGGGTATTTTGTATTCTATCTATTTCCTGCTGATAATCAAGTCCTTGCGGATAATAATCTTTTTCAACCAGATCGACAGTTCGCTGATAGGCAATATAGATTCTTAATGCCAGTGTTCCAAAAAACAGAAGTATGACTAAAATAATTCCCGTTCCCCAGTTAAACTTTATCTTCATGATTATTGTTTTGGTGTCATAAAAACAATTTTCTTATTCCTGACAAATTTACCATCTCTGTAAATAGAAATCCTGATGATATTTTTCCCTTTTGCAAGTTTGTTTTTATCGAGCAATACAAAAAAGACACTTTCTGAAGAACTTTCCTTACCGACAGATATTGAATTTTGACTTAAGAACCGGATCTCTCCGGCTGGTTCTATTGCGGTCAGAGTAACTACAGCTTCTTTTCTGGATTTGTTTATCACCCTGATATTGTATAAGTTACTGACTTTATTATCGTCAACCACTTGGTAGAGTTGTCCGGGAGTGTGAAGAATAGTAACTCCAACCGATTTTCGTGTTGCCAGCAGGGTAATCAGAAATGAAAGTAAAAGAGTCAGTACAATTGAATAGGCAATCATTCTCCAGCTAAATGTAAATTTAGTTCCTTTTGAAATACTTTCTTCGGAAGCGTAACGAATTAATCCACGAGGCATTTTGTGCTTGACCATCATATCATCGCAGGCATCCATACAGGCAGTGCAGTTGATACATTCAAGCTGGGTGCCGTTGCGGATATCAATGCCGGTCGGACAAACATTGACGCACTGAAGACAGTTGATACAATCTCCTTTTCCACTTTCCTGACGGTTTTCATCTTTCTTGAAAGGACCTCTTGGTTCGCCTCTTTTGTAATCATAGGAAACAACTATTGACTTACTGTCGAGTAAAACGCCCTGCAAACGCCCATAAGGGCAGGCAATGATACAGACCTGTTCCCTAAACCATGAAAATACAAGATAA encodes:
- a CDS encoding arginine decarboxylase — its product is MNVMSLNDLLGGQSLQVNNPPNGLVIGNRIPRDYFITQGTGESDITIHAGSYHLALKSAGIEMANIMTYSSIMPAIAREVERPSEIIHGAVMESIFAVSNGLKGQRLTAGIVYGWLYDKKTGKKYGGLVCEHNGNYPVDEIERLLNSSILELYENGFNDEFDLKDVRYITQTFIPKKQFGTALVAICFTSYFYPIL
- the ccoG gene encoding cytochrome c oxidase accessory protein CcoG, which gives rise to MANNNENESFRDSLSTITKEGKRKWIYAKKPSGRYYRYRTYLSWFLLTVFFITPFIKVGGQPLIMLNFFERKFILFGAIFWPQDSYVLFLMMISFMLFIILFTVIYGRLWCGWTCPQTIFLEMLFRKIEYLIEGDAGKQIALKKQPLNFEKILKKGIKHLIFIILSVLIINTFIAYLVGIDKLRELISSGPSEHLTAFVVMLFFSFLFYLVFSWFREQVCIIACPYGRLQGVLLDSKSIVVSYDYKRGEPRGPFKKDENRQESGKGDCINCLQCVNVCPTGIDIRNGTQLECINCTACMDACDDMMVKHKMPRGLIRYASEESISKGTKFTFSWRMIAYSIVLTLLLSFLITLLATRKSVGVTILHTPGQLYQVVDDNKVSNLYNIRVINKSRKEAVVTLTAIEPAGEIRFLSQNSISVGKESSSESVFFVLLDKNKLAKGKNIIRISIYRDGKFVRNKKIVFMTPKQ
- a CDS encoding N(4)-(beta-N-acetylglucosaminyl)-L-asparaginase, with the translated sequence MSNRRTFLKNSFLLAALGAVGIPFSSKGEIFPVNLSTLKKGKNKKNMFPLVISTWKHGLAANEEAWKVLINKGSALDAVEMGVRVSEADPEVTSVGYGGLPDRDGHVTLDACIMDHLGNCGSVAFLEHIMHPVSVARAVMEKTNHIMLVGKGALDFALSQGFKKENLLTPEAKLRWEEWLKSENYHPEPVPSEKNHDTIGMLAIDLDGNICGACTTSGLAWKYHGRVGDSPIIGAGLYVDNEVGGACATGRGEAVIKMAGSHLIVELMRQGKSPQEACREAIERIVRKQKDFESFQVGFLAVNKHGETGAFSISEGFEFALYHDNQNKLYPSDYYLKNK
- a CDS encoding sulfite exporter TauE/SafE family protein, which translates into the protein MSLLIAAFILGITYSPHCAGMCGPIALAFPLQNNKAFFKFIAILLYSTGRILTYGLMGLIFGFFGQGIQLAGLQQYLSVFLGVMIILIAIFPQLYKGNNIISRSISGIGNKISFRFSKLMGLSNPLTYFIIGLLNGLLPCGLVYMALAGSLLTANPFEGFLYMLFFGLGTVPILALIIYFKTGVQVLFQKKLRKIIPVLTILIGILFVLRGLDLGIKYISPKDKALKIKIEEKNNVPECCR